A genome region from Lytechinus pictus isolate F3 Inbred chromosome 14, Lp3.0, whole genome shotgun sequence includes the following:
- the LOC129276286 gene encoding uncharacterized protein LOC129276286 — MDCLHRIMSSLILLFLVFFLYSLASDGSVCTYYIDARYSKPESGLPNCSWYNKNACCKRTEVAAVLGSMFKVDQATNSCRYHLNYMMCYFCSPEQINWYDDTRLYICSEFCEATFEECKTAYYKSELIGDQYRDGKAFCEANSFHVVPGRERCFNYDPTVFANAPLSVGSIVLTLGLSALVLFSVLK; from the exons ATGGATTGCCTTCATCGTATAATGAGCAGTTTGATATTACTCTTTTTGGTGTTTTTCCTGTATTCTCTTGCAAGTGATGGATCGGTTTGTACATACTACA TTGATGCCAGGTACTCTAAACCAGAATCAGGGTTGCCAAACTGCTCTTGGTACAACAAGAATGCCTGTTGCAAAAGAACAGAAGTAGCTGCTGTGCTGGGCAGTATGTTCAAG GTTGACCAGGCTACCAATTCTTGCCGTTATCATCTTAACTACATGATGTGCTATTTCTGTAGTCCTGAGCAAATCAACTGGTATGATGACAC GAGGTTATACATTTGCTCTGAATTTTGTGAAGCTACCTTCGAGGAGTGCAAAACGGCGTATTACAAAAGCGAACTCATCGGAGACCAGTATCGGGATGGAAAGGCTTTCTGTGAGGCAAACAGCTTCCATGTAGTACCTGGTAGAGAGCGATGTTTCAACTACGATCCGACTGTGTTTGCGAACGCACCACTTTCAGTGGGTTCCATTGTCTTAACCCTTGGACTATCAGCTCTTGTTCTCTTTAGTGTGCTGAAGTAG